Proteins from a single region of Desulfobulbaceae bacterium:
- a CDS encoding type II toxin-antitoxin system Phd/YefM family antitoxin: MKATVVDLRYKMNDVLKALDRNEKVTIFYRGKVKGILVPTEEKKHLKIEKHPFFGMLSQDTTQSVADIMRELRRPRYDDI, translated from the coding sequence ATGAAAGCTACGGTGGTTGATCTAAGATATAAAATGAATGATGTGCTCAAAGCTTTGGACAGGAATGAGAAAGTGACCATCTTCTATCGTGGGAAAGTCAAAGGGATTTTGGTCCCAACTGAAGAGAAGAAACATCTTAAGATTGAAAAACATCCATTTTTCGGAATGTTATCACAAGATACGACGCAATCTGTGGCAGATATAATGAGAGAACTGAGAAGGCCTCGATACGATGATATTTGA
- the rfbC gene encoding dTDP-4-dehydrorhamnose 3,5-epimerase, translated as MQLSIKPTKIDAVKIIEPEVFQDDRGFFMEVFRADQFKELGLPEKFVQLNHSGSERNVVRGLHFQWEPPMGKLMRVTRGTAFLVAVDIRKGSPTLGQWVGVEASAENRLQFWAPASFARGFCVLSEFAEIQYMTTGTYNGKCESGILWNDPEIGIEWPVTTPILSGKDTKAQTLAEWLKTEDSNNFKYDK; from the coding sequence ATGCAATTATCAATAAAACCAACTAAGATTGACGCCGTAAAAATTATTGAACCTGAGGTGTTTCAAGATGACCGAGGCTTTTTCATGGAGGTCTTTCGGGCAGATCAATTTAAAGAGCTTGGCTTACCCGAAAAGTTCGTTCAACTTAACCACTCAGGCTCTGAAAGGAATGTAGTTCGAGGCTTGCACTTCCAATGGGAACCTCCTATGGGCAAATTGATGCGAGTAACCAGAGGAACAGCTTTTCTCGTTGCTGTAGATATTCGAAAAGGCTCCCCAACTCTTGGCCAATGGGTTGGAGTTGAAGCCTCTGCTGAAAACCGCCTGCAGTTTTGGGCCCCGGCCTCATTTGCCAGAGGTTTTTGCGTCCTTTCGGAGTTTGCAGAAATTCAGTACATGACAACCGGAACCTACAACGGCAAATGCGAATCCGGCATATTATGGAATGATCCTGAAATTGGCATTGAATGGCCAGTGACAACGCCAATTCTCTCAGGCAAAGACACCAAGGCCCAAACCTTGGCTGAATGGCTCAAGACAGAAGATTCAAATAACTTTAAATACGACAAATAA
- a CDS encoding SDR family oxidoreductase, with the protein MKILIAGGAGYIGSMLTPKLLDRGYDVDILDLLWFGNHLPKQANIIQKNIFDVTEDDLKGYDQVIFLAGLSNDPMAEFSPAQNFIDNASSPSYLAYIAKRAGVKRYIYGSSCSVYGYTVDELFDETRPTISNYPYGISKLQGEFGALKQSDDKFSVIALRQGTVCGYSPRMRLDLVINTMFKFAMTEGTLTVNNPAIWRPILDIRDAVTAYVRAIEAHEDISGIFNVASGNYTVGEIGDSVQEGLKQFLNVSTKVTINHVQDFRNYKVSIKKANEVISFKPRYSILDTVKSLADNLEKFKDFDNQVYYNIRTFKAMNHE; encoded by the coding sequence ATGAAAATACTTATCGCTGGCGGCGCCGGCTATATTGGCTCGATGCTCACCCCGAAACTTTTAGATCGCGGCTACGATGTCGACATTCTTGACCTACTCTGGTTTGGTAACCATCTGCCCAAACAAGCCAACATCATTCAAAAGAACATTTTTGATGTAACAGAAGACGACCTGAAAGGGTATGATCAGGTCATCTTTCTAGCAGGTCTATCAAATGATCCAATGGCTGAATTCTCTCCGGCCCAAAACTTTATCGATAATGCTTCCTCACCTTCATACTTGGCATATATCGCCAAAAGGGCCGGGGTAAAACGTTATATATATGGCAGTTCCTGTTCGGTCTATGGCTACACTGTCGATGAACTGTTTGATGAAACCAGACCGACCATTTCCAATTACCCTTATGGTATTTCTAAACTTCAGGGCGAGTTCGGCGCCCTCAAACAAAGTGATGATAAATTCTCAGTGATTGCACTGCGCCAGGGGACAGTCTGTGGGTACAGCCCTAGGATGCGCCTGGATCTAGTTATTAACACCATGTTCAAATTTGCTATGACAGAGGGTACACTCACGGTAAACAACCCCGCTATCTGGCGACCAATTCTTGACATTCGTGATGCAGTTACCGCTTATGTCCGCGCCATAGAGGCCCATGAAGATATCTCAGGAATCTTCAATGTTGCATCAGGAAACTACACCGTTGGTGAGATTGGAGACTCAGTACAGGAAGGCTTAAAACAATTCCTCAACGTATCAACGAAAGTAACTATTAATCACGTTCAGGATTTCAGGAACTACAAAGTCAGTATTAAAAAAGCAAACGAAGTAATTAGCTTTAAGCCCCGTTATTCAATTTTAGATACTGTGAAAAGCCTTGCAGATAACCTAGAAAAATTCAAAGATTTTGACAACCAGGTGTACTATAACATTCGCACATTCAAAGCCATGAACCATGAGTAG